A stretch of the Bacillus sp. B-jedd genome encodes the following:
- a CDS encoding lysophospholipid acyltransferase family protein, giving the protein MYQPVGYSLKGVLRVFSKTKVYNKEVLPKSGGYVIACTHTGWVDVLALGTAVLPIEIHYMAKKQLFQNRLFGWTLGKLNAFPVDRDNPGPSVLKIPQRLLAKGEVVGIFPSGTRIKEQAELKQGAITIAMRSQVPIIPAAYSGPNTLKELFSFKKSALVFGEPILIPSSAREDRDTYTHLLEEKMNELQRSLN; this is encoded by the coding sequence TTGTATCAACCAGTAGGGTATTCGTTAAAGGGAGTCCTGCGCGTTTTCAGCAAGACGAAGGTTTACAATAAAGAAGTGCTGCCTAAGTCAGGCGGCTATGTCATCGCATGCACACATACCGGCTGGGTCGATGTGCTGGCGCTCGGGACAGCCGTTTTGCCAATAGAAATTCATTATATGGCAAAAAAACAATTGTTCCAGAACCGGTTGTTCGGCTGGACACTTGGGAAATTGAATGCTTTTCCGGTCGACCGGGACAATCCGGGGCCGAGCGTCCTGAAAATTCCCCAGCGGCTTTTGGCAAAAGGGGAAGTTGTCGGCATTTTTCCAAGCGGGACAAGGATTAAGGAACAAGCGGAACTGAAGCAAGGCGCGATCACAATCGCAATGCGCTCACAAGTGCCGATTATTCCGGCTGCCTATTCAGGCCCGAATACGCTGAAAGAGCTGTTTTCCTTTAAGAAAAGTGCTCTCGTTTTCGGTGAACCGATCTTGATTCCATCCTCAGCTCGGGAAGACCGGGATACTTATACGCATCTTCTTGAGGAAAAGATGAATGAACTGCAAAGAAGCCTTAATTGA
- a CDS encoding YbaK/EbsC family protein, with amino-acid sequence MSLESVKEHLKKWNRDHDIMEFDTSSATVELAAEAIGVKPERIAKTLSFRGEGESAILIVAAGDAKIDNKKFRHTFGFKARMLSPEEVLDQTGHAIGGVCPFGLKNGLQVYLDDSMKRFETVFPACGSPNSAIEVTLEELAEYSSAEGWVDVCKNWQEDGLVKPSLAQAINSN; translated from the coding sequence ATGTCGTTGGAAAGCGTGAAAGAACATTTAAAGAAGTGGAACAGAGACCATGACATTATGGAGTTTGATACATCGAGCGCAACGGTTGAACTAGCTGCTGAGGCAATCGGGGTCAAGCCCGAAAGAATCGCCAAGACGCTGTCATTCAGGGGGGAAGGCGAATCCGCCATTCTAATTGTTGCTGCTGGTGATGCGAAGATTGACAACAAAAAGTTCCGCCATACGTTTGGCTTTAAAGCAAGGATGCTCAGTCCCGAAGAGGTGCTTGACCAGACAGGACACGCTATTGGCGGCGTCTGCCCGTTCGGCTTGAAAAATGGTTTGCAGGTCTATCTCGATGACTCGATGAAACGGTTCGAGACGGTATTTCCCGCCTGCGGTAGTCCAAACTCTGCAATTGAAGTGACATTGGAGGAACTTGCTGAATATTCATCCGCAGAAGGCTGGGTGGATGTCTGCAAAAATTGGCAGGAGGATGGTTTAGTAAAACCATCTTTGGCCCAAGCTATAAACAGTAATTAA